A portion of the Meriones unguiculatus strain TT.TT164.6M chromosome 14, Bangor_MerUng_6.1, whole genome shotgun sequence genome contains these proteins:
- the LOC110555722 gene encoding H/ACA ribonucleoprotein complex subunit 3-like, whose protein sequence is MASGTRVTFLQCYLSEQGNRVYTLKKFDPMGQQTCSAHPARFSPDNKYSRHGITIKRRFKVLMTQQPRPDLSSEGSLTSCAAPSPPPQPIISNQTPQS, encoded by the exons ATGGCATCAGGAACACGAG TCACATTTCTCCAGTGTTACCTCAGCGAGCAGGGCAATCGCGTCTATACGCTGAAGAAATTTGACCCTATGGGACAACAGACTTGCTCTGCTCATCCTGCTCGGTTCTCCCCAGACAACAAATACTCAAGACACGGAATCACCATTAAGAGACGCTTCAAAGTGCTCATGACCCAGCAACCACGACCTGACCTGTCTTCTGAGGGTTCCTTAACCTCTTGTGCTGCCCCCTCCCCTCCGCCCCAGCCCATTATCAGCAACCAAACGCCTCAATCCTGA